One region of Chryseobacterium muglaense genomic DNA includes:
- the tatC gene encoding twin-arginine translocase subunit TatC, which yields MSEDKDMSFFGHIGELRGHLIRSILAIVIAAIVVGFNINWIMDHIFFGPTRNDFPTFKLVNQFSQWVLGEDSITLPDEFPVRVQRLYQQFNVMMAVSIFGGLVAAFPYIVWELWRFISPALHPNERKNSIFIINSVWILFMTGVLCGYFLILPFAVNFGVIFKISDIIIPLYDLSDYTTLFLQVVLGMGVVFLFPVLIYFLTNIGILNPKFMKTYRRHAIVLIMVVAAIITPADVLSMIMAALPLLLLYEFSIVMCGYTYKKVQKRDAVLKTVQKS from the coding sequence GTGAGCGAAGATAAAGACATGTCTTTTTTTGGACATATTGGGGAATTGAGAGGGCATTTGATACGCTCTATTCTAGCCATCGTTATAGCGGCAATTGTTGTCGGTTTTAATATTAACTGGATTATGGATCACATCTTTTTTGGTCCTACCCGAAATGACTTTCCCACCTTTAAGCTGGTGAATCAGTTTTCACAATGGGTTTTAGGAGAAGACAGCATTACTTTGCCGGATGAATTTCCTGTGAGAGTTCAGAGACTGTATCAGCAGTTTAATGTGATGATGGCGGTTTCTATTTTTGGTGGACTTGTTGCTGCTTTTCCTTATATTGTTTGGGAATTGTGGCGATTTATAAGTCCTGCTTTGCATCCTAATGAAAGAAAAAATTCGATTTTCATTATTAATTCGGTTTGGATTTTATTTATGACCGGAGTTTTATGCGGATATTTCCTGATTTTACCTTTTGCGGTTAATTTTGGAGTTATTTTTAAAATTTCAGACATTATTATCCCTCTATATGACCTTAGTGATTACACTACTCTGTTTTTACAGGTTGTTTTAGGAATGGGCGTTGTGTTCTTATTTCCGGTTTTAATTTATTTCCTTACCAATATTGGAATTTTGAATCCTAAGTTTATGAAAACTTACAGAAGACATGCTATTGTTTTAATTATGGTGGTTGCCGCAATTATTACTCCTGCCGATGTTTTAAGTATGATCATGGCTGCTTTACCGCTTTTATTACTGTATGAATTCAGTATTGTAATGTGCGGGTATACTTATAAAAAGGTACAAAAACGTGATGCCGTTTTAAAAACGG
- a CDS encoding KpsF/GutQ family sugar-phosphate isomerase, producing MKRDNIISIAKSTLTIEISELEKLKERIGDEFVKAVELIHSATGKLIVVGIGKSAHVGNKIVATLNSTGTPSQFLHASEAIHGDLGVIQKQDVVLCISNSGNSPEITNLVSYLKDYSSALIGMTGNRKSKLAEFSDVILDTHVDLEACPNKLAPTSSTTNQMALGDALAVCLMEMNDFKENDFAKFHPGGSLGKNLTARVEQFLSSQKPQVSENASIRDVIISISASSHGITVVTDNDKIIGVVTDGDLRRMLLKGDDISKVLAKDIMSANPKTIEKDVLAKEAMKILKDNNIGQLIVTENGQYFGIIDLHTLLDEGIN from the coding sequence ATGAAAAGAGACAATATTATTTCAATTGCAAAAAGCACATTGACTATAGAAATTTCCGAACTGGAAAAATTAAAAGAAAGAATTGGGGACGAATTTGTAAAAGCAGTAGAATTGATTCATTCTGCTACCGGAAAACTCATCGTGGTAGGCATCGGAAAATCGGCTCATGTTGGTAATAAGATAGTTGCAACATTAAATTCTACAGGAACTCCGTCTCAGTTTTTACATGCTTCAGAGGCCATTCATGGAGATTTAGGGGTTATTCAAAAGCAGGACGTGGTGTTATGTATTTCCAATTCGGGAAATTCACCTGAAATCACCAATCTTGTTTCTTATTTAAAAGATTATTCTTCTGCTCTAATCGGAATGACAGGAAACAGAAAAAGTAAACTTGCAGAATTTTCTGATGTTATTTTAGATACCCATGTAGATTTGGAAGCATGCCCAAATAAGCTGGCTCCAACAAGTTCTACAACTAATCAAATGGCTTTAGGTGATGCTTTGGCGGTATGCCTTATGGAAATGAATGACTTTAAAGAAAATGATTTCGCAAAGTTCCATCCGGGTGGAAGTTTAGGTAAAAACCTAACGGCAAGAGTTGAGCAGTTTCTTTCTTCACAAAAGCCTCAGGTTTCGGAAAACGCATCTATAAGAGATGTCATTATTTCAATCAGCGCGTCAAGTCATGGAATAACCGTTGTTACAGATAATGATAAAATTATCGGTGTTGTTACCGATGGAGATTTGAGAAGAATGTTGTTGAAAGGTGATGATATTTCTAAAGTTTTGGCGAAAGATATCATGTCTGCAAATCCTAAAACAATAGAGAAAGATGTTTTGGCAAAAGAAGCTATGAAAATTTTAAAAGACAACAATATCGGACAGTTAATTGTAACTGAAAACGGGCAATATTTCGGAATTATTGATCTGCATACCTTATTAGACGAGGGAATTAATTAG